A single Muntiacus reevesi chromosome 9, mMunRee1.1, whole genome shotgun sequence DNA region contains:
- the LOC136175584 gene encoding olfactory receptor 5T1-like yields the protein MSGSLFDLDLYRVQAKNVSEVTMFILMGFTDDPEAQVPLFSLFLAVYLCTLIGNLGLVFLVSVDSGLHNPMYCLLSVLSLLDACCSSVVTPKMIANFLVENKTIPYLACVTQTFLLVTFGTTECFLLAAMAYDRCVAIYDPLRYSARMGPRVYVSLIIASCVGGILHASVHTVATFSLSFCSSNEIRHVFCDIPPLLAISCSDTHTNQLLLFYFVGSIEIVTVLIVLISYGLILLVILRMCSAEGRRKAFSTCGSHLTGVSIYHGTILFMYLRPSSSYALDHDMIVSIFYSIVIPMLNPVIYSLRNKDVKEAIKRVLRKNWFVHKVHFHTKH from the coding sequence atgtcaGGGTCACTGTTCGATTTAGATTTATACAGGGTTCAGGCAAAAAATGTTAGTGAAGTCACCATGTTTATATTGATGGGGTTTACAGATGATCCTGAGGCTCAAGTTCCTCTATTTTCACTGTTTCTGGCAGTCTATCTTTGCACACTGATAGGGAATCTGGGGTTGGTCTTCTTGGTCTCTGTGGATTCCGGGCTCCACAATCCCATGTACTGTCTTCTGAGTGTGTTATCACTCTTGGATGCCTGCTGCTCTTCAGTTGTCACTCCAAAAATGATAGCCAATTTCTTGGtggaaaataaaactattccATATCTTGCGTGTGTAACACAGACATTTCTCTTAGTTACTTTCGGGACCACAGAGTGCTTCCTCTTGGCTGCGATGGCGTATGACCGCTGCGTGGCCATCTACGACCCGCTCCGGTATTCAGCCCGCATGGGACCCAGGGTCTATGTGTCCCTCATCATTGCTTCCTGTGTTGGGGGCATCTTGCATGCTTCTGTACACACCGTGGCTACTTTCAGCCTCTCCTTCTGTTCCTCCAATGAAATCAGACATGTCTTCTGTGACATCCCTCCCCTCCTCGCTATTTCTTGCTCTGACACTCACACAAACCAGCTTCTGCTCTTCTACTTCGTGGGTTCCATTGAGATAGTCACTGTCCTGATTGTCCTGATCTCCTATGGTTTAATTCTGTTGGTCATTCTGAGGATGTGTTCCgcagaagggagaaggaaagCCTTTTCAACATGTGGCTCTCATCTAACTGGAGTGTCCATTTACCACGGAACCATCCTCTTCATGTACCTGAGACCAAGTTCCAGCTATGCTTTAGACCATGACATGATTGTGTCAATATTTTATAGCATTGTGATTCCCATGCTAAATCCTGTCATCTACAGTTTAAGGAACAAAGATGTCAAAGAGGCAATCAAAAGAGTTTTGCGAAAAAATTGGTTTGTTCATAAAGTACATTTTCACACTAAACACTGA